The following coding sequences lie in one Tichowtungia aerotolerans genomic window:
- a CDS encoding glycoside hydrolase family 2 TIM barrel-domain containing protein, protein MNIKQNVLLGLALLSLNAAAEREVMNFNEAWRFQKADVEASSPELDDSQWRTLNLPHDWGIEGPFDPELPNRTGKLPWAGIGWYRKHFQCSGNDLLKKVFIDFDGAMSDSTVWLNGKLVGGWPYGYSSFRLELTPYLKKGDNVLAVKLDNKEESSRWYPGGGIYRNVRLVKTDAVHVDHWGISVTKPNVSETSATVVVTTDVVGADDHTQVFHEIVGAGISGSGTDCSLTVSSPKLWSLEAPNLYTLKTVIKQDGNVVDTVETVFGIRSIEYTKDGFFLNGQQVRMKGVCQHHDLGPLGTTVNKRALERQIEILQEMGCNAIRTSHNPPAPELLELCDRMGMLVQVEAFDCWKASKTPNDYGRFFPEWHEKDLRAMIHRDRNHPCVVMWSTGNEVKEMRNKEGILVSQMLADIVHKLDPTRPVTTGCNHAVAGFNGFEKTVDVFGFNYKAKDNAAVYRRFMKEHPDQPFYGSETASCISSRGEYFFPVLDDKAMGQGGHFQVSSYDLFAPPWAYKPDVEFEALDRYPAIFGEFVWTGFDYIGEPTPYNKDNTNLLNFTDPDERKHMEEQLAKLGGNIPPRSSYFGIVDLCGFKKDRFYIYQARWRPELPMAHILPHWNWPERVGEVTPVHVYTSGDEVELFLNGKSLGRKKKGEYEYRLRWDDVVYESGELKAVAYKNGKPWAEDVVKTTGTAAKLELTADRAQISADGTDLSFVTLQVSDGEGLLVPRTHNRFKLSIDGPGEIIAVGNGDPTNLESFQSLDRNVFNGLALVVVRSKKSEPGTIRLTAQCDGLQDATIQIQAK, encoded by the coding sequence ATGAACATTAAACAAAACGTATTGCTGGGGCTGGCATTGCTTAGCCTGAATGCCGCTGCTGAGCGGGAAGTTATGAATTTTAATGAAGCCTGGCGCTTCCAGAAAGCTGATGTGGAAGCATCGTCTCCAGAGTTGGATGATTCACAATGGCGCACGCTTAATTTGCCGCACGACTGGGGCATTGAAGGGCCGTTTGATCCCGAACTCCCGAACCGTACCGGCAAGCTGCCGTGGGCGGGAATCGGCTGGTACCGCAAACATTTCCAATGTTCGGGAAACGATCTGCTGAAAAAAGTATTTATCGATTTTGACGGGGCGATGTCCGACAGCACAGTGTGGCTGAACGGCAAGCTCGTTGGCGGCTGGCCGTATGGCTACTCATCGTTTCGGCTGGAGCTGACCCCGTACCTCAAAAAAGGCGACAACGTTCTGGCGGTGAAGCTGGATAACAAAGAAGAGTCGTCGCGCTGGTATCCGGGCGGCGGCATTTACCGCAATGTGCGCTTGGTGAAAACGGACGCGGTGCATGTGGACCACTGGGGCATTTCGGTGACAAAGCCGAATGTGTCAGAGACATCCGCAACCGTCGTCGTGACAACAGATGTAGTTGGTGCCGATGATCACACGCAGGTGTTTCATGAGATTGTTGGAGCAGGAATCAGCGGTAGCGGCACAGACTGTTCTCTGACGGTTTCTTCGCCCAAGCTGTGGAGTTTGGAAGCGCCGAATCTTTATACGCTCAAAACCGTTATCAAACAGGACGGGAACGTTGTCGATACGGTGGAAACTGTTTTTGGAATTCGATCGATTGAATACACGAAAGACGGGTTTTTCCTGAACGGGCAACAGGTGCGCATGAAAGGGGTGTGTCAGCATCACGACCTCGGACCGCTGGGCACTACCGTGAATAAGCGCGCACTGGAGCGCCAGATTGAAATCCTTCAGGAAATGGGCTGCAACGCCATCCGCACCTCACACAATCCGCCGGCGCCTGAGCTGCTGGAGCTTTGCGACCGTATGGGTATGCTGGTGCAGGTCGAGGCATTCGACTGCTGGAAGGCGTCAAAAACCCCAAATGACTACGGCCGCTTTTTTCCAGAGTGGCACGAAAAAGATCTGCGCGCGATGATCCATCGTGATCGCAACCATCCATGCGTGGTAATGTGGAGTACTGGTAACGAAGTGAAGGAAATGCGCAATAAAGAAGGTATTTTGGTTTCCCAAATGTTGGCCGATATTGTCCATAAACTGGACCCGACCCGCCCAGTAACAACCGGATGTAATCATGCAGTGGCCGGGTTCAACGGATTTGAAAAAACAGTTGATGTATTCGGCTTTAATTATAAGGCCAAGGACAATGCCGCTGTTTACCGGCGGTTCATGAAAGAACATCCCGATCAGCCTTTTTACGGGAGCGAAACGGCGTCGTGCATCAGTTCGCGCGGCGAATATTTTTTCCCGGTTTTGGATGACAAGGCGATGGGACAGGGCGGACACTTTCAGGTCAGCAGCTATGATCTTTTTGCTCCGCCGTGGGCGTATAAACCGGATGTGGAGTTTGAGGCGCTGGACCGGTATCCGGCCATTTTCGGGGAGTTTGTCTGGACCGGTTTCGATTATATCGGCGAGCCGACGCCTTATAACAAGGACAACACCAATCTGCTCAACTTTACCGATCCGGATGAGCGCAAGCATATGGAAGAGCAGCTTGCCAAGCTGGGCGGAAACATTCCGCCGCGAAGTTCCTATTTTGGAATTGTCGATTTGTGCGGATTCAAAAAAGACCGTTTCTATATTTATCAGGCGCGCTGGCGGCCGGAGCTGCCGATGGCGCACATTCTGCCTCACTGGAACTGGCCGGAGCGCGTAGGTGAAGTCACTCCGGTACACGTTTATACCTCCGGCGACGAAGTCGAACTGTTCCTGAACGGGAAATCACTCGGACGGAAAAAGAAAGGCGAATACGAATACCGGCTGCGCTGGGATGATGTGGTTTACGAGTCCGGCGAGCTGAAAGCGGTAGCTTATAAAAACGGAAAGCCGTGGGCCGAGGATGTTGTGAAAACGACAGGGACTGCCGCGAAGCTGGAACTGACCGCAGATCGCGCACAGATCAGCGCAGATGGCACTGATCTGTCCTTCGTAACCCTTCAGGTTTCGGATGGTGAAGGACTGCTGGTGCCGCGCACACATAACCGGTTTAAGCTCAGTATCGACGGTCCCGGTGAAATTATTGCTGTTGGTAACGGTGATCCGACCAATCTGGAGTCGTTCCAATCATTGGACAGAAACGTATTCAATGGATTGGCGCTGGTTGTTGTGCGTTCGAAAAAAAGTGAGCCCGGTACGATTCGACTGACGGCACAGTGTGACGGACTGCAAGACGCAACCATTCAGATTCAAGCGAAGTAA